DNA sequence from the Verrucomicrobiota bacterium genome:
CGGCTCGCAGGTTTCCCATAGCCTTCCTTCAGACCCAACCTCGCGGTTACGCCCTTGGCTTCTGGTAATAGTTCGTTCATTCTGATTCTTACTATGCGGGACTTTAACCCGGTTTACATCGTGCCCATGCCGGGCACACAAAACGGCATAGGCAACCCGATGAACGTCTCCGTGAAATCGACAACCCATAGAACGCTGGACCTCTCAGGCCGGGTCGCCTAGCCTTCACGTTCAGCGAAAGAAAATGGAAACCTCCTTCACACAATTGAACACGGACTGGAACGCAGAGCCAAATGAACCTTATCCAGAAGTAAAGATTGAAGGCGACAAGCTAGAGCTGATCTTTGATTTGAACTACTTTCAGTTCTCTCAGTTTAGCGAAGACCAGAAAGGAAAAATTGAATTCACAGGAGCGACCCGATATCGACTCGGCCAGACGAACGATGAAGGCTGGTATTCGGGCCAGTGCAGATTCAGTAAGATTGCTCCCAAATGGGGGGAGTTCTACCTCATCGAGGGGAATAGAAGAATGAGTGAATCCCCTGATGATTGGTTCATAGTTGGAGAATCAAACAGAGAAAGAAATCACTACCTCTTTTACCTCCGAGACGAGACTTTCGAGTGCGTAGCTGAGTCTTGGAAATTTGAAACCCTTGAAGCTGACCAAAACGGAGCAGGCCAACCCGATAACCATCCCGAAAAACCCTAAGAATCAACTGGACTAGGAATCCCACTGACGGGCTGCCTGTCCTCCACGTTCCGCAAAGGATATCCGAATGAAATTTAGGTGTAAGAAGTGCGGGCAACTTTTCTACACTCGTAGGATTACCCACTGTGAACATTGTGGGGCTCCGCTGCCAGAAGACGTCAAATTGACGAAAGAGCAGCAGCAGAGTTTTTATGAACAAATCAAAAAAGAGAAGAAAGGAGCTAAGGATTCTGAATACCCACACTACGTCTCCAGCGGGACCTATTAGGCAGACTTGAAGGGAAGAACCAATCGGCATAGGCAACCCGATGAACTCGCCCGTGAAATCGACAACCCAGAGAACTCTGGACCTCTCAGGCCGGGTCACCTAGCCTCGACGTTCGAAAAGAAAATGCGGATTATCCCGATACAAGCGCTTCTATGCCTCCTTTTTTCAACTGTATTTTCGGCGGAGGTATACAACGACACCCATGCTTCCAAGCACATCATTGATCCGTTGCTTGGAAACCGGGTAGAAGTCGACGTTTTGGCATGGGATTTCACAAAGGGATTAAGCGGAAGAAAATTGATGCCCTGTGGGCATGAAATCTACACTTCCAGCGGCGAATACAGTAACGGCAAACTCTATCGACTTGTAGGCACGCTAACCTTGAAAAAACAAATCGGGTTCCGAAACCTGCCGGGGTTTCAAGATCCCGACATTATTCTGCAAGGATACTCTAATTCGTTTCACTACCTTTCTATAGAGATCGAATCATTCACTCAAATTGATAGCGCCGAGCATGCCTATCCGGTGCTCATAGTGAAGAAGGATTCGATCGATCCTTTTTTACCGAGCGAAACCGGTCAGCTTGATCCCGAGATCGAAGCTTACCAGAGTTTCGAAGAATACGAGGTTGCTAACTCGGATTCCGCGCCGGTCGTTCCTCCATCTGCTCCATCCGAGTAGCAACTCTCCACGTTCGAAGAAAAACAAGAATGGGATTTCCAAAGAAGTTTAAGGAAAAGCTCGAGAAAGAAATCAGCGATGTTGAATGCTTCGAAGGAGCATGGATCACTTGGGCAGTGTGCGGATGTAGCGAGGACGCATGCGGTTGGGAGGGTTGGATCCTCGAAGATGTCTTTTCCGGAGTTAAGGGTAATCGAGAACACCACTCAGCCTCGACGAATCAAATCTGTCCTGTCTGCGGGCAAGACTTATTTCGAACTGGAGCTTCCGTGAAGGTAAAACCTGACTCGGACCAGACTCCCGATCTAATCGAAGGTGTAGACTACGAGACATCCCCAATTGAATATGATCGATGATTCGAACCAATCGGCGTAGGCAACCCGATGAACGCGCCCGTGAAATCGACAACCCATAGAACGCTGGACCTCTCAGGCCGGGTCACCTAGCCTCCACGTTCTGCCGAAAGAAATTGAACTACTCCGGAGGCCCAGCTATGTATTCTGAATGAATAAGTCGCTAACAGCAGTAATCCGGAAAGAAAACGGAGGATATTTTTCTCTCTGCCCAGAGATAGACGTTGCAAGCCAAGGTGACACGATTGAAGAAGCGAAGGAGAATTTGAAGGAAGCCGTCAGCCTATTTTTCGAATGCGCATCTAAAGAAGAAATCGACGATCGACTCGGCCAAGAATCATACGTTTCCGCGCTGGAGGTAGAAGTTGCCTAGGCTTCCTACCTAATCAGGCCGAGAAGTAATCACTATCCTCGAGCAGAATGGTTTCTCTAGAATCCGCCAACGGGGAAGCCATGTGATCATGCAAAAAATAGGGAACAATACCACAGTTACGGTTCCCGTTCCTGACCATAGAGAGCTGAGAATTGGGACGCTTAGGTCTATTATCCGCCAAAGTCAGCTCCTGCGAGAAGAGTTCGAAAAATAGCGACAAAACAAAACGGAGCAGGGCAATCCGATAATCATCCCGGAAATTCCTTAAAATAGACCGGACTAGGCCCCCCACTGGCGGGTTGCCTGTCCTTCACGTTATCGAGAAAATATCGTCGCAATTTCTCAGCAACTTCACAACCTGTAGACATGGATTTCGAGTTTGATCGGACGGTTGTGAAAAAGCGTCGATTGCATGAGGCCAGAGAACCAATTGAGGATTGGGCAAATGAGTCTCCGTCTCAGAGATTGAGAGCTCTGGAGTTTCTGAGGTGCAATCATTCAGGGAAAGAATATGCTACCGGACGCATTCAAAGAGTTCATCGAACTACTCGAAAAGCACGAGACTAAGTATCTCGTAGTGGGAGGATACGCCGTGGCAGCCCATGGATATCCCAGATATACTGGTGATATTGACCTGTTCGTCGCAATTGGAAGTGATCAGGCTTCAGGAATCGTAAAAGCATTCCGCGAATTTGGATTCAAGGATTTGGATGTAACCGAGGACGATTTCCTTTCTGACGACATGATTGTGGAGATTGGTCGAGAGCCACTGAAGATTCAGGTAATGACAGGAATCTCGGGTGTTACGTTTGAAGAGTGTTATGAATCCAGGGTAGAATTTGATTTGGGAGGGAAGAACAGACCGTTCATCGCTTACAAACATCTCTTGAAGAACAAGATCGCGACAAAACGAGGTAAAGATAAGGTTGATGTGGAAGAGCTTATGAAGAGAAATACCACCCAAGCGGAGCAGGTCAACCCGATGACCATCCCGAAAAATCCTAAAAATCAACCGGACTAGGAACCGCTTTGGCGGGTTGCCTGTCCTCGACGGTTCGAGCGAGAAAAAAATTGAAAATCTCCCGTTTCTCCGTGACTCTCCGTTTATGAGCCTCCAACAGCTAAAAGACGAAATCAAAGGCTTAGGGCCGGTTGAACTCGATCAGGTAGCTGCTCTGATTTTGCAATTGCGGCGTTCCAACAATCCGGAGAGGAAAAAAGAACTATCGAGAATGATCGATGATCCGGACACCGTTGTATGGAAACAACCTAAGCAGAGCGGTTGATGCGAGCATACACCGTGTTTTTGAGGCAGGAAGCGGCCTCATCCATGGTGGAAATCAAAGGAAATCGCAAGAAAGCCGTCGAAGCCTTCATCTCCTATCTTGCTGAGAATCCTTTTGACGAAGGAGACTTCTGTGAACCTGACGACACCGGGAGGGTTACCTTCACCAAGATCATAAGAGACTTAGCGGTTACCTTTTTTACTGACCATGCCACTTGCGAGATCAAGATCCTGGAGGTCGTTCAGACACCGTAGCCCACAATCGCTCCAAACGAAACAGACAACCCAGTGAACGCACCCGAAAATCCTAAAAATCAACCGGACGGCTGAGGCTGGTGGTCTGGACTTCACGTTACACGAAGTGAAACTAAATGAAATAAGCGTAAGTCGCGCTGTCGGGGCGAATGAGTGCTACGAGTTTCAAACAGGAGTATTGAAGCCGTATTTTGTTATTAGCTCTGAACGTATTGATCGAAATATTCTTGATTTTTATTCGTTGACGATGAAGAGGCTAAGATCTGACTCGTGCCTCCATCTATATGGGAAGCGAAGTCAGAAAGGTTCATGGACCGTTCTCCTCGAGGACACTTACGTAATGAATATAATAAGAGAACTGGCCCTCACCTGCATGTCCGCGATAAATAATGGAGGTGCCATCTACCTCCTTCAGAACAGTGGAAAGTTTCGATGCGTTATCCCAAATAGAGAATGGTGGACTCTCGTTGAACTTTCAGAGGAGTTAGATCGACTGACTGACTATTTCGGTTTCTTGGCACGTGGCAGAAACGGAGAGTATGACAAGACGGAACAGATCAACCCAATACCGATCCCGAAAAATCCTAAAAATCAACCGGACTAGGAACCGCTTTGGCGAGTTGCCTGTCCTCGACGATATGGGAAAGAGAAGAATTGGAACCACGGATCACTCGGATACACCTTCGCCAAGGCTTCCGCGCACAAGTTGGGCACGGATGTGAAAAGAGAGTTGAAGAGAAATCCTATCCGCGTCATCCGTGAAATGTGCTGCGCCCATTCGGTTGCGTGTCGCGTCGCTCGAAAGTGGTTGGAAAGAGAATGAAATGAATGGAGCAGATCCGTTTGGTATCTCCGGACTGTCCGGAAGCATTCCACGCAATATCCCGGCTAGCACAAATGAAGATATTCGACGCTCATTTTCATATTATCGATAAGGCGTTTCCTTTGTTTCCGAATCACGGATTTGTGCCCGATGAATTCGATTGCGACAGCTACTCGAAGTTTGCGAGCGACTTACAGATCGTTGGAGGGGCTGTTGTATCGGGATCTTTTCAGCAGTTCGATCAGACTTATCTGATGTCTGCCTTGAAGAGATTGGGACCATCGTTTGTTGGCGTCACACAATTGCCGGCTTCAACCTCGAACGAAAGGATCAAGGAACTGGACGAGATCGGAATCAGAGCAGTTCGATTCAATCTACGACGTGGAGGATCAGAAACCATCGAGCATCTCACGAGATTTTCCAGACGTGTGCATGAAGTCGCTGGATGGCATACCGAATTGTATGTGGATTCAAGAGAGTTACCGGACTTACGGTCTGCGATAGAGGCGCTGCCATCCGTATCGATCGATCATCTTGGACTTTCCAAAGAAGGGTTTCCAACCCTGATTGAGTTGGTCAGAAAGGGCGTAAGAGTAAAGGCGACTGGATTCGGTAGGGTTGATTTCGATATACGAGAAGCGTTGAAGCAGATCGTCGAAGTAAATCCCGATTCATTGATTTTTGGAACAGATTTGCCTTCCACCCGAGCGCCAAGGCCGTTCCAAAAAGAGGATATCTCGATCATTGAAGAGATCTTTGAACCTTCTGTCTGCCAAAAGATCTTTTTTGATAACGCAGCCTCATTATACCGACTGGAAAAGGCTAACGACGGAGGTCCAGGGAACACCACGCACAATGCCTCTTGATCCGAAAGGCGACACGCCCATCATCCCAGACGACCCCATGAAAACCACACGCTAGGATGACTAAGAGGCCGAACATCTTACTTTTCCTAACCGACGATCAACGTTTTGACACGATTCACGCGTTAGGAAACGAACAAATTCATACACCGAATTTGGATGCACTGGTGAACCGAGGCACCACCTTTACGCATGCGCACATCCCCGGAGGGACGTGCCCAGCTGTTTGTATGCCGAGTCGCGCTATGTTGAACACTGGGAGGACATTGTTTCATCTAGAACGCGAGGGCCAACAGGTTCCATCGGAGCACACCACTATCGGAGGGTGCTTTCGTTCCGCAGGATACAGCACTTTTGGAACGGGTAAATGGCACAACGGTCGAGGCTCCTATGCACGAAGCTTCTCCAGTGGAGACGAGATCTTTTTTGGAGGGATGGCAGACCACTGGAATGTCCCTGCGTACCATTTCGATCCTATGGGAAAATATGACAGCACCTGCCCACTGGTGGTTGATCCATTCGAATCGAATGAGGTCACCCTGAGAGAGTGCGATCACATCTCCGCTGGAAAACACTCGACAGAACTGTTCGTCGATTCCTCCGTGCGCTTCGTGAAGTCTCAAGATTCCTCTGCACCCTTCTTGATGTACGTTTCCCTGATGGCTCCTCACGATCCCCGGACGATGCCCGAAGAGTTTTTAAAAATGTATGACCCAGCAAAGATCGAGTTGCCGGACAATTTCCTTTCCGAGCACCCGATCGATACCGGAGCGTTGAAGGTCAGAGACGAAATGCTAGCCGCGTTTCCGCGGGATCCGGAGGAAATCAAAAAGCATATCGCTGAATACTACGCCATCATTTCCCATCTCGATCACGAGTTTGGCCGTCTAGTCGAGACTCTACGTGAGGAAGACAAGCTCGATCACACGATTATCGTTCTAGCCGGAGACAATGGGTTGGCAATTGGTCAGCATGGGTTGATGGGCAAACAGAACCTGTATGAACACAGCGTTCGGGTTCCTTTGGTTTTCGCTGGTCCCGGTATTCCCGAAGACCAGCAACGTAGTGACCCAACTTACCTTTTGGATATATTCCCTACCCTCTGCGAGCTCACGGACATAGAAATACCCGAATCCGTGGAAGGTCATAGTCTGGCTGGCAGTATCCGAGAGAGCACTCGTTCTGCGCGGTCATCCCTTTACCTTGCTTACGGTGACAGCATTCGTGGTGTCTCCAACGGACGCCACAAACTCATCGAGTATGCCTCGGGAGACACTCAGCTATTCGATTTGTCGAATGATAGCGGAGAGACCAACAACATCGCGCAAGAGGATGAAGCTGCAAATCTTCTTCAGCAGATGAGGACCCAACTACTCACTCATTCTCAAGACTGGGATGACAAAAGTCATCCGACGGGCAGAGTATTCTGGTCAAAACGGTGCGACCTGACAGCGTAGACCCAGCCCGACAATCTTTGTTGGCAAAAGGGGAAAGAAGACGAGTCCGATCAGTCCTGCTCCTCGAAGTCGCTTGGGTGAGTGAACATTGTCTTTAACCCGTATTTCTCGCTCGTAGCATTGAATTTTGATCTCACAGCCTCGCTCAGATCGATGTCTAGCGCTTCGGCCACCCGATCCGCACAGATGATCACATCTGCCAGTTCCTCGGCAAGGGCGGCTCGAGCCGTTTCAGGATCCTTGCCACCTGTCATCCCGTTCATGAAACGTCTCAGCTTTTTTGCCTCGTTGCACACTTCGCCCGTCTCCCCTGCCAACTCTGTAGTCCGAAACAATAATACCAAATTCAAGAAGGATTGATAGTTATGGCGGGATGGGGGATGGGTCTGAGCAAGGCGGCCCGTTTGGAGGCGGGTCTGCGACCCGTGCCAATCGGGCAAACACTGCTCAGGCTCATCCCACGCCCGTCCCATGGGGATGCGCCCGGAAACGAAGTTCGCGGCGTTGCAAGGATCGGCGCGTATCCAGATACGCATCCGATCCCCGCGCCTTGCGCTGCTTCGATTCCGAGCTGCACCATAACTGTCAATCCTTCTTGAATTTGGTATAAGTCATTCCGCTTCTGCTCCGGGCTCATTTGATGGCCAGTCCACTCATCACCCCGGGTGGTGTTACGCTCTCTCAGTTCATCAAGATTCAATGCATTCATATCAACTATTTCACTCGACCGCCAATTCATGGAAATTCGGCACTTTCGAATCAGATCTTATCCTGCAACCCAAAGTCTAAAGAGGAAGCTTGGGAATCGATTCGCGAGAAAATCTCACCGATTAGGTAGAGAGATCCGGTGACGAGAACGGGATTCGTTGCCTGAGGAACCCGGATCTCCGAACCTCCCGGGAACAGTTCTCCGACCGAAGCATCGAGCACTTCTCCTTTGAACTCACTCGGGACCAACTCCCTCATCTCTGCAAAACTCAATGCCCGAGGCTGAGAGGGGCGGACGATATGAATCCTCATTGCGAAGGGCGACACCACTCTGAGCACCGCTTCGGCGCGATCTTTACCCAGAGAGCCAACGACCACGTCCAGAGAATCGGAAGCAGGGCCGATCAGCGTCCGGAGATTCTCTTCGAGGACTGCTGCTCCCTCGGGATTATGGGTGCTATCGAACACAACCCTCTTTCCACCGATCACCCGAGTCTCCCAGCGTCCGGGCCAATCCGTCCGCAGAAAAGCATGCTCAAACTCTGCCGGGTCGAGAGAGAGTGGATTGGCTGCCAGCTCCATGGCCAGATGAGCCACCCCGGCATTCCACCGTTGAAAGGCACCCGCAAGGCTAGTCTGCGGCAATTCCTCTTCAGTGAACCTCTCCCGAACCGAAACGACTGGACACCCTACCAAGGAGGACCGCTTCCGAACGACTTCTTCTGCCTCCTCCGGCAGAACTCCAATCACAACGGGAACACCTTCTTTAAGTATCCCCGCTTTTTCTGCAGCGATCTTCCCGAGAGTATCTCCTAGGATTTCGGTATGATCCAAACCAATTGAAGTAATCACCGAGACCAGGGGCCTCACGATATTCGTTGCATCCAATCGACCCCCAAGACCGACCTCAACCACCGCACAGTCAACCGCCTTTTGTGCAAAATAAGAGAAGGCAAGGAGAGTCATGTATTCGAAAAAACTGGGCGAGTCCTCCTCCGATCTGAATTCTCTGAGAGCAATCTTTCTCAATTCTTCAACCCGTACAACAATCTCGGTTTCAGGGATCGGCTGACGATTGATCTGAATCCGTTCGCCTAAATGGACGAGATGAGGGGAGGTATAAAGGCCCGTCGACCTACCTTGTGCCCGCAAAGCAGCTTCCACCATCGCGCAGACCGATCCTTTCCCGTTGGTTCCGGCAACATGAATCGCTGGAAACTGCGACTGGGGATTCCCGGCACGTTCGGAAAAGCGCACCATCCTCTCCAGACCATACTTTGACCCTTGGTTTCTAAGTGAGTAGAGGAAATCCCTGACCTGATCGAAGTCTGACCCCGAACTTTCTCCGGTTGCATTCATTCCTGCCACTTCCCCGAAACGATCCATTGGCCGCCCGCTCGCTGAATTCTTTCTTCACTCATTACGTAGGTCCAGATTCCCGAGGCTTCTTCTCCTCCTATCAAGGCCTTCGTTCGACAGCGGGTATACTCCGTTCCAGGAGCATTTGGCTGAAGGGGATTGAAACCTTCGAGAAAGTCCAGACCCCGCAATCCATCCGCATGAAGAAACTCGAGAACGCAACCCTCAACCCGCTCGTCACCACCAAGAGTCAGAGCCGGGTATCCCACCGAAAGCTCGTAGAGTCGGCCATTGACCGAAGCATCCCTGACCGTAGCCACTTTCCCTTCACAATAGGCGGGCCAATAACGCCCGCC
Encoded proteins:
- a CDS encoding amidohydrolase family protein, which translates into the protein MKIFDAHFHIIDKAFPLFPNHGFVPDEFDCDSYSKFASDLQIVGGAVVSGSFQQFDQTYLMSALKRLGPSFVGVTQLPASTSNERIKELDEIGIRAVRFNLRRGGSETIEHLTRFSRRVHEVAGWHTELYVDSRELPDLRSAIEALPSVSIDHLGLSKEGFPTLIELVRKGVRVKATGFGRVDFDIREALKQIVEVNPDSLIFGTDLPSTRAPRPFQKEDISIIEEIFEPSVCQKIFFDNAASLYRLEKANDGGPGNTTHNAS
- a CDS encoding gamma-glutamylcyclotransferase family protein codes for the protein MELSKKGDWFSDLRVFVYGTLKPGGRYWPAYCEGKVATVRDASVNGRLYELSVGYPALTLGGDERVEGCVLEFLHADGLRGLDFLEGFNPLQPNAPGTEYTRCRTKALIGGEEASGIWTYVMSEERIQRAGGQWIVSGKWQE
- a CDS encoding folylpolyglutamate synthase/dihydrofolate synthase family protein, coding for MDRFGEVAGMNATGESSGSDFDQVRDFLYSLRNQGSKYGLERMVRFSERAGNPQSQFPAIHVAGTNGKGSVCAMVEAALRAQGRSTGLYTSPHLVHLGERIQINRQPIPETEIVVRVEELRKIALREFRSEEDSPSFFEYMTLLAFSYFAQKAVDCAVVEVGLGGRLDATNIVRPLVSVITSIGLDHTEILGDTLGKIAAEKAGILKEGVPVVIGVLPEEAEEVVRKRSSLVGCPVVSVRERFTEEELPQTSLAGAFQRWNAGVAHLAMELAANPLSLDPAEFEHAFLRTDWPGRWETRVIGGKRVVFDSTHNPEGAAVLEENLRTLIGPASDSLDVVVGSLGKDRAEAVLRVVSPFAMRIHIVRPSQPRALSFAEMRELVPSEFKGEVLDASVGELFPGGSEIRVPQATNPVLVTGSLYLIGEIFSRIDSQASSLDFGLQDKI
- a CDS encoding nucleotide pyrophosphohydrolase, producing the protein MNLVLLFRTTELAGETGEVCNEAKKLRRFMNGMTGGKDPETARAALAEELADVIICADRVAEALDIDLSEAVRSKFNATSEKYGLKTMFTHPSDFEEQD
- a CDS encoding type II toxin-antitoxin system HicA family toxin encodes the protein MTILEQNGFSRIRQRGSHVIMQKIGNNTTVTVPVPDHRELRIGTLRSIIRQSQLLREEFEK
- a CDS encoding sulfatase-like hydrolase/transferase translates to MTKRPNILLFLTDDQRFDTIHALGNEQIHTPNLDALVNRGTTFTHAHIPGGTCPAVCMPSRAMLNTGRTLFHLEREGQQVPSEHTTIGGCFRSAGYSTFGTGKWHNGRGSYARSFSSGDEIFFGGMADHWNVPAYHFDPMGKYDSTCPLVVDPFESNEVTLRECDHISAGKHSTELFVDSSVRFVKSQDSSAPFLMYVSLMAPHDPRTMPEEFLKMYDPAKIELPDNFLSEHPIDTGALKVRDEMLAAFPRDPEEIKKHIAEYYAIISHLDHEFGRLVETLREEDKLDHTIIVLAGDNGLAIGQHGLMGKQNLYEHSVRVPLVFAGPGIPEDQQRSDPTYLLDIFPTLCELTDIEIPESVEGHSLAGSIRESTRSARSSLYLAYGDSIRGVSNGRHKLIEYASGDTQLFDLSNDSGETNNIAQEDEAANLLQQMRTQLLTHSQDWDDKSHPTGRVFWSKRCDLTA
- a CDS encoding type II toxin-antitoxin system HicB family antitoxin — protein: MNKSLTAVIRKENGGYFSLCPEIDVASQGDTIEEAKENLKEAVSLFFECASKEEIDDRLGQESYVSALEVEVA